CTCCGCCATCCTCCGGTCCAGAGTCAGTAAGGTGAGGGAAGACCTCTTAGCCAAATGCAGGTAATAGGCATCGTAGGCGTGTATATCGTGACGGTCACATAATTCCAACGCGTCCACGAAAGAAATCTCCATCTCCTGGATGGGAATCTTACCAAATATCGACAGTGCCTTCGATGCAACAGACAGACCCATTCGCTTTTGCTTTAACATCGCTGAAAATGCGTTACATACCTCCCAGGACAGACAGCCAGGCGCAAGAAGGGTCGCCCCTTCAGTAATCGATACGAGCTCAGGCTTTTCCGGCTCATTAAGGATGACCGCCAACACGACGGACGCATCGACCACCAATTTCTTTTCTTTTGCCACTACCTGTACAATTGAACAAGACGATAGGCTCGTCAATCTGCCTTTTGGAGAACGACGATTTTCAATCGTTCGTGTTATTTTCCACGGACTGTCCACAAGACAATCGGGAAAGGGTGAGTAACTCTTATCGTAAGGGGGGGGGGTGGAAGGAAAAATGGTGGGTCGGAGAAAGAAAGTCTCCGGGACAAGTCGGATTCGTCATCAAGAAAGCGGTCTGATTCTTTTTACGGGTAAAGTCTTTGAGCCGGAAAATAGCTCCATCGACGCAGTGATCCGGCAAGTCGCCGAGATCCTGTATGGTGGGATGGTTGAGCCGACGGTTATTGAGTTACCTTCGGCCTTGTGAAACGGTCGTGATACAGGTAAAGTATGTGCGGAGAAAAGTTTATGATACAAATGATCATTAAATATTTGGTGACGGCTTTTGTTATTGTCGCGGTTTCCGAGATCGCCAAGCGGACTGATCGGATGGGAGCCTTGCTTGCTTCGTTGCCACTGGTCACCGTGATGGTGATGATCTGGCTGTATCTCGAAAAACAGGGGACTGAAAAAATCGCTAACCATGCGTATTACACATTCTGGTACGTGATTCCGACATTACCGATGTTCCTTGCCATGCCTTTACTCCTCTCTAAAGGAGTCCATTTCTGGCTGGCATTAACCATTTGTATCGCTATCACGGTCATCTGCTTTGCCATCACCGCTTGGCTTACTAAATTTTTCGGGATCACTCTAATGCCTTAGCCCTCTGGACCATGCTCAAAACATCCGACTTCCATTTTCATTTGCCTGAGGAACTCATCGCTCAGACACCCGCCGCCCAGCGCTCGGATGCGCGTATGATGGTCCTCGACCGTTCCACCCGATCAATCTCCCATGATGTCGTGTCGAATTTTTCCCGTTATCTCAAACCCGATGACCTCGTCGTATTGAATAATACCAAAGTCATCGCGGCGAGGGCTTTCACGGTCGATCACCGACTTGAAATCTTGCTTTTGGAAAAAAGAGGTCCGGCGAAATGGGAGGCATTGGTTAAACCTGGGAAACGCGCACGGCCGGGGATGGAGCTGGATTTTGGCACCGTCAAAGCGCGTGTCTTAGAGATTCTCGAGGAAGGGGCGCGTTTGCTGGAGTTTAGCCATGACTTCGACCCCGATGACATCGGTGTGATGCCGTTGCCGCCTTATATCAGGAGGGATTATTCAGCCCTGGCAGCCCGTGGGAATGCGCCATCGCTGCCCGCCGCTACGTTACCGGATGGAGACATTCATGAGCTTGATAAAGTGCGTTACCAGACCACTTTCGCGCAAATGGCGGGGTCATCCGCCGCCCCGACTGCGGGACTCCATTTTACCCCGGAGATGCTGGCGCAATTTGCGCATGTATTTGTCACCTTACACGTCGGGATCGGCACTTTCCGCCCGGTCAAAGTGGACACTGTGGCTGAACACAAAATGCATGCGGAATCCTATTTTATTCCTGAACCAACAGCGAGTAGGATTAACTCAGCCAAACGGGTCGTGTGTGTGGGGACCACGTCGGTGCGCACACTGGAGAGTGCCGCGGTGAAGGCGGAGGAATGCGAGACTCCTGAGCGTGTGGAGACCATCCGGAATGGGAAGGAATGGATGGTGAACCCCACCGATCTGAGCGGGGGCAAAACGGAGA
The sequence above is a segment of the Verrucomicrobiota bacterium genome. Coding sequences within it:
- the queA gene encoding tRNA preQ1(34) S-adenosylmethionine ribosyltransferase-isomerase QueA, which codes for MLKTSDFHFHLPEELIAQTPAAQRSDARMMVLDRSTRSISHDVVSNFSRYLKPDDLVVLNNTKVIAARAFTVDHRLEILLLEKRGPAKWEALVKPGKRARPGMELDFGTVKARVLEILEEGARLLEFSHDFDPDDIGVMPLPPYIRRDYSALAARGNAPSLPAATLPDGDIHELDKVRYQTTFAQMAGSSAAPTAGLHFTPEMLAQFAHVFVTLHVGIGTFRPVKVDTVAEHKMHAESYFIPEPTASRINSAKRVVCVGTTSVRTLESAAVKAEECETPERVETIRNGKEWMVNPTDLSGGKTEIFIYPPYEFKICGALLTNFHLPQSTLLMMISALAGRDYIMHAYEEAVREKYRFFSYGDCMLIL
- a CDS encoding type II toxin-antitoxin system VapC family toxin; its protein translation is MAKEKKLVVDASVVLAVILNEPEKPELVSITEGATLLAPGCLSWEVCNAFSAMLKQKRMGLSVASKALSIFGKIPIQEMEISFVDALELCDRHDIHAYDAYYLHLAKRSSLTLLTLDRRMAEVAEKENIQVKGIK
- a CDS encoding DUF3147 family protein — its product is MIQMIIKYLVTAFVIVAVSEIAKRTDRMGALLASLPLVTVMVMIWLYLEKQGTEKIANHAYYTFWYVIPTLPMFLAMPLLLSKGVHFWLALTICIAITVICFAITAWLTKFFGITLMP